A window of Streptomyces sp. DG1A-41 contains these coding sequences:
- a CDS encoding immunity 49 family protein: MVTRIPRHEFRTDNAAELMAPIIKSTKDVLDHVETSEDDRYDALSVALTLAKWRCLTDPTAGEFPAWEAWVTAMQIGCGLFAAGTATEGTVPCRVGSTGEVKHLPATGPQDYLHAGNWLTSFYLAVICRENDRVNQLAQVPVSFLRESGAEFDEYIYAWVETLQNFWFGRQETWDTLVTAIDGTAPEAATIAGPELMLKILYPPLELFHRYLRRENEQFHAALVDALTWHKEYWTANEARSLSGEGLVALGPLAIACMAYDADMPVEVESEYIPRALLRRSWVGEYDT; this comes from the coding sequence GTGGTCACCCGCATCCCCCGCCATGAGTTCCGCACGGACAACGCGGCCGAACTCATGGCGCCCATTATCAAGAGCACCAAGGACGTACTCGACCACGTCGAGACCTCGGAGGACGATCGGTACGACGCACTGTCGGTCGCGCTCACCCTCGCGAAGTGGCGCTGCCTGACGGATCCGACAGCAGGTGAGTTCCCGGCCTGGGAAGCGTGGGTCACTGCCATGCAGATCGGCTGCGGGCTCTTCGCCGCCGGCACGGCCACCGAGGGCACCGTGCCGTGCCGGGTGGGCAGTACCGGTGAGGTCAAGCACCTCCCCGCCACCGGCCCGCAGGACTACCTCCACGCGGGCAACTGGCTCACCTCCTTCTATCTGGCGGTGATCTGCCGCGAGAACGACCGGGTCAATCAACTGGCACAGGTGCCCGTCTCATTCCTGCGTGAGTCCGGCGCGGAGTTCGACGAGTACATCTACGCCTGGGTGGAAACTCTGCAGAACTTCTGGTTCGGGCGACAGGAGACTTGGGACACGCTGGTCACCGCGATCGACGGCACGGCCCCCGAGGCAGCCACGATCGCCGGCCCGGAGCTCATGCTGAAGATCCTCTATCCGCCGCTCGAGCTCTTCCACCGCTATCTGCGCCGGGAGAACGAGCAGTTCCACGCGGCTCTCGTCGACGCCCTCACCTGGCACAAGGAGTACTGGACCGCGAACGAAGCCCGCTCACTCAGCGGCGAGGGACTGGTCGCTCTCGGCCCGCTCGCCATCGCCTGCATGGCGTACGACGCCGACATGCCCGTTGAAGTCGAGTCCGAGTACATCCCGCGGGCTCTGCTTCGGCGGTCATGGGTGGGCGAGTACGACACCTGA